The proteins below are encoded in one region of Brassica napus cultivar Da-Ae chromosome A6, Da-Ae, whole genome shotgun sequence:
- the LOC106348342 gene encoding dihydroorotate dehydrogenase (quinone), mitochondrial-like, protein MAGRAATSSAKWAREFLLRRNPLGAIRNSSSAAPGAASSTPKVPHFSKKGRILTGATIGLAIAGGAYVSTADEATFCGWLFSATKVVNPLFALLDAEFAHKLAVTAAARGWVPREKRPDPQILGLEVWGRKFSNPIGLAAGFDKNAEATEGLLGLGFGFVEVGSVTPVPQEGNPKPRIFRLREDGAIINRCGFNSEGIVVVAKRLGAQHGKRMLAETSGTSSSPSDEGKPGGKSGPGILGVNLGKNKTSEDAAADYVQGVHNLSQYADYLVINVSSPNTAGLRMLQGRKQLKDLVKKVQAARDEMQWGDDGPPPLLVKIAPDLSRGELEDIAAVALALHLDGLIISNTTVSRPDPVSNNPVATETGGLSGKPLFPLSTNMLREMYTLTRGKIPLIGCGGVSSGEDAYKKIRAGATLVQLYTGFAYGGPALIPQIKEELVSCLERDGFKSIQEAIGADHR, encoded by the exons ATGGCTGGAAGGGCTGCGACATCGTCGGCTAAATGGGCGAGAGAGTTTTTGCTCAGAAGGAATCCTCTTGGAGCGATTCGAAACTCTTCTTCGGCTGCTCCTGGCGCGGCTTCCTCTACACCTAAAGTCCCTCACTTTTCCAAAAAA GGAAGGATATTGACAGGAGCTACCATTGGTCTGGCCATAGCTGGAGGAGCTTATGTCAGTACTGCAGATGAAGCAACCTTCTG TGGGTGGCTGTTCTCAGCAACAAAGGTTGTTAACCCTCTCTTTGCTCTTCTGGATGCTGAGTTTGCGCACAAGCTGGCTGTCACGGCCGCTGCTCGCGGGTGGGTGCCTAGAGAGAAGAGGCCTGATCCACAGATCTTGGGACTTGAAGTTTGGGGAAGGAAGTTTTCAAACCCAATAGGTCTTGCCGCTGGATTCGACAAAAACGCTGAGGCTACAGAGGGATTGCTAGGACTTGGGTTTGGCTTTGTTGAGGTTGGCTCTGTAACTCCAGTTCCACAAGAAGGCAACCCTAAACCACGCATCTTCAGATTACGTGAAGATGG AGCTATTATCAATAGGTGTGGGTTTAACAGTGAAGGGATTGTTGTGGTTGCAAAGCGGTTGGGTGCTCAACATGGTAAAAGAATGTTGGCGGAAACATCAGGCACTTCGTCATCTCCAAGCGATGAAGGAAAACCAGGGGGCAAGTCTGGACCTGGTATACTTGGAGTCAATCTTGGAAAGAACAAGACAAGTGAAGATGCAGCTGCTGACTATGTCCAGGGAGTTCATAACTTATCCCAGTATGCTGATTACTTG GTTATCAATGTTTCATCACCAAACACAGCAGGGCTGAGAATGCTTCAGGGAAGGAAACAGTTGAAGGACCTTGTAAAGAAGGTACAAGCTGCCAGGGATGAGATGCAGTGGGGTGATGATggtcctcctcctcttcttgtgAAGATTGCTCCTGATCTATCCAGAGGAGAGCTTGAAGATATTGCAGCG GTTGCTCTTGCTCTCCACTTAGATGGGCTG ATCATATCAAATACAACAGTCTCGAGGCCAGATCCTGTAAGCAACAACCCCGTGGCAACAGAAACAGGGGGTTTGAGCGGGAAACCGCTCTTTCCTCTCTCCACCAACATGTTAAGAGAGATGTACACTCTAACACGA GGAAAGATTCCACTTATAGGCTGCGGTGGTGTTAGCAG TGGTGAGGATGCTTACAAGAAGATAAGAGCCGGAGCTACTCTTGTTCAGCTGTACACTGGGTTTGCGTATGGTGGACCTGCTCTCATCCCACAAATAAAG GAAGAACTAGTGAGTTGCTTAGAAAGGGATGGCTTCAAGTCGATTCAAGAAGCAATTGGTGCAGATCACAGATGA
- the LOC106348336 gene encoding F-box/LRR-repeat protein 2, whose protein sequence is MASVCVNDALTDDELRWILSRLDTDKDKEVFGLVCKRWLYLQSTDRKKLAARAGPHMLGRLASRFTRIVELDLSQSVSRSFYPGVTDSDLAVIAQGFKCLRVLNLHTCKGITDTGLASIGRCLSLLQFLDVSYCRKLSDKGLSAVAQGCHDLRALHLAGCRFITDETLKSLSERCRDLEALGLQGCTNITDSGLADLVKGCRKIKALDINKCSNVGDAGVSSVAKACASSLKTLKLLDCYKVRDESVSSLAQFCKNLETLIIGGCRDISDESIVLLADSCRDGLKNLRMDWCLNVTDSSLTCVLKQCKSLEALDIGCCEEVTDNAFRDLGSEDVLGLKVLKVSNCPKITVAGIGKLLEKCSSLEYLDVRSLPHVTEVRCSEAGLEFPACCKVNFSGSLTEPDVLL, encoded by the exons ATGGCCTCGGTCTGCGTTAACGATGCTTTAACCGACGACGAGCTGAGATGGATACTGTCGAGGCTAGACACGGACAAGGACAAGGAAGTGTTCGGTCTCGTCTGCAAGCGGTGGCTGTATCTGCAGAGCACCGACCGGAAGAAGCTGGCGGCGCGTGCTGGTCCGCACATGCTCGGACGCCTCGCCTCCAGGTTCACTCGGATCGTGGAGCTGGACTTGTCTCAGTCAGTCTCGAGGTCGTTTTATCCAGGTGTCACTGACTCTGATCTCGCTGTCATCGCCCAGGGATTCAAGTGCCTCAGAGTCTTGAATCTCCATACCTGTAAAG GTATTACAGATACTGGTTTAGCCTCAATTGGGCGATGTCTCTCTCTTCTGCAGTTTCTTGATGTATCATACTGCAGAAAGCTCTCGGACAAAGGACTCTCAGCCGTTGCGCAAGGCTGCCATGATCTGAGAGCATTGCATCTAGCTGGCTGTCGCTTCATCACCGACGAAACACTGAAATCACTCTCCGAGAGATGCCGTGACCTGGAAGCTCTGGGGCTCCAAGGCTGCACCAACATAACCGACTCAGGCCTCGCTGATCTTGTCAAGGGATGCAGAAAGATTAAAGCTTTGGATATCAACAAATGCAGCAACGTGGGAGACGCTGGAGTTTCCTCTGTGGCCAAAGCTTGTGCTTCTTCGCTCAAGACGCTCAAGTTGCTTGACTGTTACAAAGTTAGGGACGAGTCTGTATCCTCCCTGGCTCAGTTCTGCAAGAATCTGGAGACTTTGATAATCGGTGGATGCAGAGACATCTCTGATGAGTCAATCGTATTGCTGGCGGATTCTTGCAGAGACGGCCTCAAGAACCTGAGGATGGACTGGTGCTTGAATGTAACTGACTCTTCCCTTACCTGCGTCCTGAAGCAGTGCAAGAGCTTGGAGGCTCTTGATATCGGTTGCTGCGAAGAGGTCACAGACAATGCTTTCCGGGATTTGGGGAGCGAAGATGTTTTGGGGTTGAAGGTTTTGAAGGTGAGCAACTGTCCCAAGATCACAGTTGCAGGGATAGGCAAGCTTTTGGAGAAATGCAGCTCTCTGGAGTATTTGGATGTGAGGTCTCTTCCACATGTGACGGAAGTTAGATGCAGTGAAGCTGGCCTCGAGTTCCCTGCATGTTGTAAAGTTAACTTTTCTGGAAGTTTAACCGAGCcagatgttctgctttga
- the LOC106348338 gene encoding superoxide dismutase [Fe] 3, chloroplastic-like isoform X1, protein MASCVVTTSSFCTVSDSSIRLKSSKLVHLSNQQRRRSLGSRGGLKVEAYYGLKTPPYPLDALEPYMSQRTLEVHWGKHHRGYVDNLNKQLGKDDKLYGYTMEELIKATYNNGNPLPEFNNAAQVYNHDFFWESMQPGGGDMPQKGVLEQIEKDFGSFTNFREKFTNAALTQFGSGWVWLVLKREERRLEVVKTSNAINPLVWDDIVCERVSLIFSCYKVMFPLDHMYFCCCCLQPIISLDVWEHSYYIDYKNERGKYINTFLNHLVSWNAAMSRMARAEAFVNLGEPNIPIA, encoded by the exons ATGGCTTCTTGTGTTGTGACGACCAGCAGTTTCTGTACTGTTTCAGATTCTAGTATTCGTTTGAAATCCTCCAAGCTTGTCCATCTG AGTAATCAGCAGAGAAGACGCTCTCTTGGGTCACGTGGTGGTTTAAAGGTTGAAGCTTACTATGGTCTCAAGACCCCTCCTTATCCTCTT GATGCTTTGGAACCGTATATGAGTCAAAGAACACTAGAAGTGCATTGGGGTAAACACCACCGAGGCTACGTGGACAATCTAAACAAACAGTTAGGGAAAGATGATAAACTCTATGGATACACCATGGAAGAGCTTATCAAGGCCACATACAACAACGGGAATCCTTTGCCTGAGTTCAACAACGCTGCTCAG gtcTATAACCATGATTTCTTCTGGGAGTCGATGCAACCTGGTGGTGGAGACATGCCTCAAAAGGGTGTTCTTGAGCAGATTGAGAAAGATTTTGGGTCATTTACGAATTTCAGAGAGAAGTTCACTAATGCTGCTCTTACTCAGTTTGGTTCTGGCTGGGTTTGGCTTGTTT tgAAGAGGGAAGAGAGAAGACTTGAAGTGGTGAAAACCTCAAACGCCATTAACCCACTAGTGTGGGACGATATTGTATGTGAGAGAGTCTCATTAATTTTTTCTTGTTATAAAGTGATGTTTCCTCTTGATCACatgtatttttgttgttgttgtttacaGCCAATCATCAGCTTGGATGTGTGGGAG CACTCTTATTACATAGACTACAAG AACGAGAGGGGAAAGTACATAAACACGTTTCTGAACCATTTGGTGTCGTGGAACGCTGCAATGAGTAGGATGGCACGTGCTGAGGCGTTTGTGAATCTTGGTGAACCCAACATCCCAATTGCCTAA
- the LOC106348337 gene encoding putative GEM-like protein 8: protein MTLSTVHQQILALPAVKTAPGGSLPDPASINKLQIPSPSKKSEQSKKKSILRTNGFTNGTKDQSNLGPKLTETVKRKLSLGAKIIQMGSLEKIYKRLFRVHDEEKLFKGYQCYLSTTAGPIAGLLFISSKKIAFCSERSIKVASPQGDLTRVHYKVSIPLCKIKGVNQSMNTKKPSQKYLEVVTVDGFDFWFMGFLSYQKAFNCLEQALNNN, encoded by the coding sequence ATGACATTGAGCACAGTCCACCAGCAAATTCTTGCATTACCAGCAGTCAAGACTGCTCCTGGAGGTTCCTTGCCTGATCCAGCTTCCATAAACAAGCTTCAAATCCCATCTCCTTCCAAGAAGTCTGAACAAAGCAAGAAAAAATCGATTCTCCGAACCAATGGCTTCACCAATGGAActaaagatcaaagcaatttagGACCTAAGCTAACTGAAACAGTCAAGAGAAAGCTATCTCTAGGAGCTAAGATAATTCAAATGGGAAGCTTAGAGAAGATCTACAAGAGGCTCTTTAGAGTCCACGACGAAGAGAAACTCTTCAAGGGCTACCAATGTTACCTATCAACAACCGCAGGTCCTATCGCAGGCTTACTCTTCATCTCATCAAAGAAGATTGCTTTCTGCAGCGAGAGATCTATCAAAGTGGCTTCTCCTCAGGGAGATCTCACCAGGGTTCACTACAAAGTGTCAATCCCTCTGTGCAAGATCAAGGGAGTGAACCAGAGTATGAACACAAAGAAGCCATCTCAGAAGTACCTTGAAGTAGTCACGGTCGACGGCTTCGACTTCTGGTTCATGGGGTTCTTGAGCTACCAGAAAGCTTTCAATTGTCTCGAGCAGGCGCTAAACAATAATTAG
- the LOC106348338 gene encoding superoxide dismutase [Fe] 3, chloroplastic-like isoform X2: protein MASCVVTTSSFCTVSDSSIRLKSSKLVHLQRRRSLGSRGGLKVEAYYGLKTPPYPLDALEPYMSQRTLEVHWGKHHRGYVDNLNKQLGKDDKLYGYTMEELIKATYNNGNPLPEFNNAAQVYNHDFFWESMQPGGGDMPQKGVLEQIEKDFGSFTNFREKFTNAALTQFGSGWVWLVLKREERRLEVVKTSNAINPLVWDDIVCERVSLIFSCYKVMFPLDHMYFCCCCLQPIISLDVWEHSYYIDYKNERGKYINTFLNHLVSWNAAMSRMARAEAFVNLGEPNIPIA, encoded by the exons ATGGCTTCTTGTGTTGTGACGACCAGCAGTTTCTGTACTGTTTCAGATTCTAGTATTCGTTTGAAATCCTCCAAGCTTGTCCATCTG CAGAGAAGACGCTCTCTTGGGTCACGTGGTGGTTTAAAGGTTGAAGCTTACTATGGTCTCAAGACCCCTCCTTATCCTCTT GATGCTTTGGAACCGTATATGAGTCAAAGAACACTAGAAGTGCATTGGGGTAAACACCACCGAGGCTACGTGGACAATCTAAACAAACAGTTAGGGAAAGATGATAAACTCTATGGATACACCATGGAAGAGCTTATCAAGGCCACATACAACAACGGGAATCCTTTGCCTGAGTTCAACAACGCTGCTCAG gtcTATAACCATGATTTCTTCTGGGAGTCGATGCAACCTGGTGGTGGAGACATGCCTCAAAAGGGTGTTCTTGAGCAGATTGAGAAAGATTTTGGGTCATTTACGAATTTCAGAGAGAAGTTCACTAATGCTGCTCTTACTCAGTTTGGTTCTGGCTGGGTTTGGCTTGTTT tgAAGAGGGAAGAGAGAAGACTTGAAGTGGTGAAAACCTCAAACGCCATTAACCCACTAGTGTGGGACGATATTGTATGTGAGAGAGTCTCATTAATTTTTTCTTGTTATAAAGTGATGTTTCCTCTTGATCACatgtatttttgttgttgttgtttacaGCCAATCATCAGCTTGGATGTGTGGGAG CACTCTTATTACATAGACTACAAG AACGAGAGGGGAAAGTACATAAACACGTTTCTGAACCATTTGGTGTCGTGGAACGCTGCAATGAGTAGGATGGCACGTGCTGAGGCGTTTGTGAATCTTGGTGAACCCAACATCCCAATTGCCTAA
- the LOC106348343 gene encoding probable prefoldin subunit 5, which yields MASSSARGELEKMGIDQLKALKEQADLEVNLLQDSLNNIRTANARLESAAGALNDLSLRPQGKKMLVPLTASLYVPGTLDEADKVLVDIGTGYFIEKTMEDGKDYCQRKINLLKSNYEQLFEVLAKKKSVADEAGMVLQGKVRQLQAATTS from the exons atggcgTCATCATCGGCGAGAGGAGAGCTGGAGAAGATGGGGATCGATCAGCTGAAAGCGTTGAAGGAGCAAGCGGATCTGGAAGTGAATCTCCTCCAGGACAGTCTGAACAACATCCGCACAGCCAACGCTCGCCTCGAATCCGCCGCGGGAGCTCTAAACGATCTCTCTCTTCGACCTCAAGGCAAGAAGATGCTCGTACCACTCACCGCGTCTCTCTACGTGCCTGGGACACTTGACGAAGCTGATAAGGTTCTAGTTGATATCGGCACTGGTTACTTCATCGAG AAAACAATGGAGGATGGAAAAGACTATTGTCAGAGGAAGATCAACTTGTTGAAATCCAACTATGAACAACTCTTTGAG GTGTTGGCCAAGAAGAAGAGCGTGGCAGATGAAGCCGGGATGGTCTTGCAGGGTAAAGTTCGACAGTTGCAAGCTGCAACCACGTCGTGA
- the LOC106348338 gene encoding superoxide dismutase [Fe] 3, chloroplastic-like (The RefSeq protein has 5 substitutions compared to this genomic sequence), which translates to MASCFVTTSSFCTVSDSSIRLKSSKLVHLSNQQRRRSLGSRGGLKVEAYYGPKTPPYPLDALEPYMSQRTLEVHWGKHHRGYVDNLNKQLGKDDRLYGYTMEELIKATYNNGNPLPEFNYAAQVYNHDFFWESMQPGGGDMPQKGVLEQIEKDFGSFTNFREKYTNAALTQFGSGWVWLVLKREERRLEVVKTSNAINPLVWDDIPIISLDVWEHSYYIDYKNERGKYINTFLNHLVSWNAAMSRMARAEAFVNLGEPNIPIA; encoded by the exons ATGGCTTCTTGTGTTGTGACGACCAGCAGTTTCTGTACTGTTTCAGATTCTAGTATTCGTTTGAAATCCTCCAAGCTTGTCCATCTG AGTAATCAGCAGAGAAGACGCTCTCTTGGGTCACGTGGTGGTTTAAAGGTTGAAGCTTACTATGGTCTCAAGACCCCTCCTTATCCTCTT GATGCTTTGGAACCGTATATGAGTCAAAGAACACTAGAAGTGCATTGGGGTAAACACCACCGAGGCTACGTGGACAATCTAAACAAACAGTTAGGGAAAGATGATAAACTCTATGGATACACCATGGAAGAGCTTATCAAGGCCACATACAACAACGGGAATCCTTTGCCTGAGTTCAACAACGCTGCTCAG gtcTATAACCATGATTTCTTCTGGGAGTCGATGCAACCTGGTGGTGGAGACATGCCTCAAAAGGGTGTTCTTGAGCAGATTGAGAAAGATTTTGGGTCATTTACGAATTTCAGAGAGAAGTTCACTAATGCTGCTCTTACTCAGTTTGGTTCTGGCTGGGTTTGGCTTGTTT tgAAGAGGGAAGAGAGAAGACTTGAAGTGGTGAAAACCTCAAACGCCATTAACCCACTAGTGTGGGACGATATT CCAATCATCAGCTTGGATGTGTGGGAG CACTCTTATTACATAGACTACAAG AACGAGAGGGGAAAGTACATAAACACGTTTCTGAACCATTTGGTGTCGTGGAACGCTGCAATGAGTAGGATGGCACGTGCTGAGGCGTTTGTGAATCTTGGTGAACCCAACATCCCAATTGCCTAA